In Desulfosporosinus youngiae DSM 17734, the genomic stretch TCATGGCCAACGGATTAACTGAGCGGAGGCCGCAGATTATCGAGGCCAAATTAACAGTATTAAAGATCAGACCGGCGGAAGGCTGCTTTACAGCTCAGTCGAGACGGGACGGAGTCTGACGGAGGCTAAATCCATGGTCAATCATGGAGAATGGGGAAAGCGGCTGGACAAGCTGACCGTCGCCCAGGGCGGTTCAAATTCGGAATCGATTCCGAATTTGAGCTACACCCAGGTGATTATCTTCCTGGGAATTCCCGAAAAGGGACGGGAGTCATTTATATGCATTGTAATGACTGAAAAGCCTAAAGCCAAAAAATGATTATTTAGAAATCTTGGTAATTCGGTGACAATATGGAATTAAAGAGGTAGAATATAGGGAGCAATTCAAGCTAGCAGAACTGGAGGAAGTCATGGAGCTTATTCTTATCATCATCGGAATCAATGTAGTCTATGTGTCTCTGTATACTTTGCGTATGATTCTGGTCATAAAAGGCCAGAGAATTTTGGCAGCGATCCTTTCTTTAGGTGAAGTGCTTATTTACATTATAGGATTGGGAATTGTTTTGAAAAATCTCGATAACCCCTGGAATGTCGCAGCATATTGCATCGGTTATGGCTTAGGGGTGTATATCGGTAGTCGAATTGAGGAATATTTAGCTTTAGGTTATGTAACGGTTCAAGTGACTGTGGATTGTGTCGAAAAAGAATTGCCTTCCAAACTACGTGGTTATGGGTATGGTGTCACTTCCTGGTTAGCCGATGGTAAAGATGGGCCGCGCCTAATGATGCAGGTTTTGGCTAAGAGGAGTAATGAACGTAAGTTAAATGACATCCTTAATAAGCTTTGTCCAAAGGCTTTTGTTGTCTCCTATGAGCCGAAAAATTTCAAAGGTGGATTTTGGATCAACCGAATTCCGCCTTTTAAATGATGTCCAACGAAGCTCATACGACAGCTTTGGTATACTGCCGGAGCAATTCACAGTTGATTGGCCAAGGCCTTTAAATGCCTCAAAGTATGTCCGGAAATGGCACGCCTTCACCTTTTGAAAAGGAGGCGGTCGCCATGGTTTGTCCTGTATTAGATGACGGCCCCACTCTCTTGTGGAGCCGTTCTTTATATAGCAGGCTCAACGAGATGGATATTGCAAAGGGAGGAGTTGAATACAGGAGACTAAACTGCCTATTGAGATAAGGTTTGGCTCCACGAAGCCATGGCTTCAGAATTATTAAAAGAGTTTAATAAGAACTTTTAAAAAGTATTTATAAATAAAGAAGGATTCAAATAAGAGGGCGGAGAATATATGAAATTATAGATTGAGAAGTAATCTGATGGGAGTTGAGTTTATGTTTAAAAAAATTTTGGTAGCAACAGACGCCTCGGAGTATTCTCGTCGAGCACTAAGAACCGCTTTAGAAATAGCACGGACATTTAATGCTGAGGTGGAACTTCTATTCGTTACGTATTTAAGGGAAGCATATTGGGGCTATAATGCTGTGTATGGTATTTTAGTTCCTCAGGAACAAATTGATGAAGCCGGAGAACTCGCCTTAGAAGCGACACTTGAGGGAATCGATTTAAGTGGTATTTCCTTGACCAAGAAAAAGGAACAGGGATATCCTGCAAGTGTGATTTTAGAAGTAATTGATAAGGAAAACATAGATTTAGTTGTCATGGGGAGCCATGGTTACGGGCCTATCGCCGGTTCAGTGCTGGGAAGTGTGAGTCAGCGCGTCGTTCAGCGGGCGAAGTGCCCTGTTCTTATCGTGAAGTGAAATAGACCTTGAATAGATAAAATTAATAGTAACAATTTAGATATGAATTGACTTCATAAAGGTAAAATGCTAATCTTCAGCCATAGGCAGTTATAACCAATTTTTACAATCATTCGCCGGCGGATTTTCTAAGGCAGCGAAACTCACCGGCAGACAGACTATAGGAGTCCAATGATCTGAAAAAGTAGAGGAGGGTGAAGCATGTTTAAAAAGATATTAGTGGCAACGGATGCTTCGGAGTACTCACGTCGAGCGTTAGAAACTGCTTTAGACCTGGCCCGGAAGTTTCAAGCTAAAATTGAACTTTTGTTTGTTGCATATACTCCGGATGCGTATTGGGGCTATAACTCAGCTTATACAATAGAAGTTACCTTAGAACAAATTGAAGAAAGAGGGCAGCTTACGTTAGAACAAACCCTAAAAGGAATCGATGTTAAAG encodes the following:
- a CDS encoding DUF3102 domain-containing protein, translated to MLYSSVETGRSLTEAKSMVNHGEWGKRLDKLTVAQGGSNSESIPNLSYTQVIIFLGIPEKGRESFICIVMTEKPKAKK
- a CDS encoding DUF2179 domain-containing protein, with the translated sequence MEEVMELILIIIGINVVYVSLYTLRMILVIKGQRILAAILSLGEVLIYIIGLGIVLKNLDNPWNVAAYCIGYGLGVYIGSRIEEYLALGYVTVQVTVDCVEKELPSKLRGYGYGVTSWLADGKDGPRLMMQVLAKRSNERKLNDILNKLCPKAFVVSYEPKNFKGGFWINRIPPFK
- a CDS encoding universal stress protein, coding for MFKKILVATDASEYSRRALRTALEIARTFNAEVELLFVTYLREAYWGYNAVYGILVPQEQIDEAGELALEATLEGIDLSGISLTKKKEQGYPASVILEVIDKENIDLVVMGSHGYGPIAGSVLGSVSQRVVQRAKCPVLIVK
- a CDS encoding universal stress protein, with product MFKKILVATDASEYSRRALETALDLARKFQAKIELLFVAYTPDAYWGYNSAYTIEVTLEQIEERGQLTLEQTLKGIDVKDVPLERKIMQGHPSTVILEEIINENIDLVVMGSHGYGPIAGAVLGSVSQRVLRKAKCPVLIVK